From one Physeter macrocephalus isolate SW-GA chromosome 18, ASM283717v5, whole genome shotgun sequence genomic stretch:
- the LOC102996395 gene encoding trem-like transcript 1 protein isoform X1 has product MGPNLPLLLFLGLAGQGLAGSLPEVLQAPVGSSILVQCHYRLQDVKARKVWCRFLPEGCQPLVSSAVDRRAPASSRIFLTDLGGGLLQVEMVTLQQEDAGEYGCVVEGISGPQTVHRISLDVLPAAPGLKEEDEETHRVRSLADISSSDPVGSASPLDPSRDKKSRPLIWGTVLLLGLLVMAVVLFAVMAKRKGNRLAACGRFQSSGVSGLAPSSVVHHISDSGLAVDLPSDVPYVRLDSPPSFDNNTYTNLPLDSLSGKHPPPAPSCLPPLPPKAEICSKPVTYATVVFPGGDKSGGASFEPAQDPPNSEIPPS; this is encoded by the exons ATGGGCCCCAACCTGCCCCTGCTGCTGTTCCTGGGACTAGCAG GCCAGGGCTTGGCTGGCAGCCTCCCTGAGGTGCTGCAGGCGCCTGTGGGGAGCTCCATCCTGGTGCAGTGCCACTACCGACTCCAGGATGTCAAGGCTCGAAAGGTGTGGTGCCGGTTCCTGCCAGAGGGATGCCAGCCCTTGGTGTCGTCAGCTGTGGATCGCAGGGCCCCAGCCAGCAGCCGCATCTTTCTCACTGACCTGGGGGGTGGCCTGCTCCAGGTGGAGATGGTTACCCTACAGCAGGAGGATGCCGGAGAGTACGGCTGCGTGGTAGAGGGAATCTCAGGGCCCCAGACTGTGCACAGAATCAGTCTGGATGTGCTCCCTGCAG CTCCTGGCCTGAAAGAGGAGGACGAGGAGACCCATCGGGTCAGGAGTCTGGCTGATATCTCCTCTTCAGATCCTGTGGGCAGCGCCAGCCCTTTGGATCCCAGCCGAGATAAGAAGAG CAGACCCTTGATTTGGGGCACTGTGCTCCTGCTGGGCCTGCTGGTGATGGCGGTGGTGCTGTTTGCTGTGATGGCCAAAAGGAAAG GGAACAGGCTTGCTGCCTGTGGACGATTTCAGAGCAGTGGAGTCTCAGGCTTG GCCCCCTCCTCAGTGGTCCACCACATCAGTGACTCTGGACTGGCTGTTGACTTGCCATCGGATGTACCGTATGTTAGGCTCGACTCGCCACCTTCCTTTGACAATAACACCTACACCAACCTTCCTCTTGATTCCCTGTCAGGGAaacacccacccccagccccatcctgtTTGCCCCCTCTGCCTCCTAAGGCTGAGATCTGCTCCAAGCCTGTGACATACGCCACAGTCGTCTTCCCTGGAGGGGACAAGAGTGGAGGAGCCTCCTTCGAGCCAGCCCAGGATCCACCTAATAGCGAGAttccacccagctaa
- the LOC102996395 gene encoding trem-like transcript 1 protein isoform X2 produces the protein MGPNLPLLLFLGLAGQGLAGSLPEVLQAPVGSSILVQCHYRLQDVKARKVWCRFLPEGCQPLVSSAVDRRAPASSRIFLTDLGGGLLQVEMVTLQQEDAGEYGCVVEGISGPQTVHRISLDVLPAAPGLKEEDEETHRVRSLADISSSDPVGSASPLDPSRDKKSRPLIWGTVLLLGLLVMAVVLFAVMAKRKGNRLAACGRFQSSGVSGLAPSSVVHHISDSGLAVDLPSDVPLRSAPSL, from the exons ATGGGCCCCAACCTGCCCCTGCTGCTGTTCCTGGGACTAGCAG GCCAGGGCTTGGCTGGCAGCCTCCCTGAGGTGCTGCAGGCGCCTGTGGGGAGCTCCATCCTGGTGCAGTGCCACTACCGACTCCAGGATGTCAAGGCTCGAAAGGTGTGGTGCCGGTTCCTGCCAGAGGGATGCCAGCCCTTGGTGTCGTCAGCTGTGGATCGCAGGGCCCCAGCCAGCAGCCGCATCTTTCTCACTGACCTGGGGGGTGGCCTGCTCCAGGTGGAGATGGTTACCCTACAGCAGGAGGATGCCGGAGAGTACGGCTGCGTGGTAGAGGGAATCTCAGGGCCCCAGACTGTGCACAGAATCAGTCTGGATGTGCTCCCTGCAG CTCCTGGCCTGAAAGAGGAGGACGAGGAGACCCATCGGGTCAGGAGTCTGGCTGATATCTCCTCTTCAGATCCTGTGGGCAGCGCCAGCCCTTTGGATCCCAGCCGAGATAAGAAGAG CAGACCCTTGATTTGGGGCACTGTGCTCCTGCTGGGCCTGCTGGTGATGGCGGTGGTGCTGTTTGCTGTGATGGCCAAAAGGAAAG GGAACAGGCTTGCTGCCTGTGGACGATTTCAGAGCAGTGGAGTCTCAGGCTTG GCCCCCTCCTCAGTGGTCCACCACATCAGTGACTCTGGACTGGCTGTTGACTTGCCATCGGATGTACC GCTGAGATCTGCTCCAAGCCTGTGA
- the LOC102996395 gene encoding trem-like transcript 1 protein isoform X3, whose product MGPNLPLLLFLGLAGQGLAGSLPEVLQAPVGSSILVQCHYRLQDVKARKVWCRFLPEGCQPLVSSAVDRRAPASSRIFLTDLGGGLLQVEMVTLQQEDAGEYGCVVEGISGPQTVHRISLDVLPAAPGLKEEDEETHRVRSLADISSSDPVGSASPLDPSRDKKSRPLIWGTVLLLGLLVMAVVLFAVMAKRKGPLLSGPPHQ is encoded by the exons ATGGGCCCCAACCTGCCCCTGCTGCTGTTCCTGGGACTAGCAG GCCAGGGCTTGGCTGGCAGCCTCCCTGAGGTGCTGCAGGCGCCTGTGGGGAGCTCCATCCTGGTGCAGTGCCACTACCGACTCCAGGATGTCAAGGCTCGAAAGGTGTGGTGCCGGTTCCTGCCAGAGGGATGCCAGCCCTTGGTGTCGTCAGCTGTGGATCGCAGGGCCCCAGCCAGCAGCCGCATCTTTCTCACTGACCTGGGGGGTGGCCTGCTCCAGGTGGAGATGGTTACCCTACAGCAGGAGGATGCCGGAGAGTACGGCTGCGTGGTAGAGGGAATCTCAGGGCCCCAGACTGTGCACAGAATCAGTCTGGATGTGCTCCCTGCAG CTCCTGGCCTGAAAGAGGAGGACGAGGAGACCCATCGGGTCAGGAGTCTGGCTGATATCTCCTCTTCAGATCCTGTGGGCAGCGCCAGCCCTTTGGATCCCAGCCGAGATAAGAAGAG CAGACCCTTGATTTGGGGCACTGTGCTCCTGCTGGGCCTGCTGGTGATGGCGGTGGTGCTGTTTGCTGTGATGGCCAAAAGGAAAG GCCCCCTCCTCAGTGGTCCACCACATCAGTGA
- the LOC102996677 gene encoding LOW QUALITY PROTEIN: triggering receptor expressed on myeloid cells 2 (The sequence of the model RefSeq protein was modified relative to this genomic sequence to represent the inferred CDS: deleted 2 bases in 1 codon): MHPTMARPISVGRSLWSKPGLISTLMGILTSQLDLGPEAQVPFWMRWPDMSQTFSDDSFEGLPSLPKPRSQFLWAAPDEPDPLLSAVQGKEEILHKAPCVCPPQGKGDMEPLGLLIVLFVTELSRAHNTTVFQGMAGQSLRVSCPYNSLKHWGRRKAWCRQLGEEGLCQQVVSTHPSWLLSFLKRHNGSTAIMDDALGGTLTITLRNLQAHDAGLYQCQSLHGSEADTLRKVLVEVLADPLNYQDPGDLWIPEEAESFEDAQVEHSISRKLSEEESPFPPISILFLLACIFLSKLLAASALWAAAWHGQKQRTHHASGLDCGHDPGYQLQTLTELRDT, encoded by the exons ATGCATCCGACTATGGCAAGACCAATTTCAGTTGGCAGATCTCTGTGGTCAAAGCCTGGCCTGATTTCTACcctgatgggcattctgacttcTCAACTCGATCTTGGACCAGAAGCCCAA GTGCCTTTCTGGATGAGATGGCCAGATATGTCCCAGACTTTCTCTGATGACTCATTTGAGGGCCTTCCTTCACTCCCCAAACCCAG GAGCCAGTTCCTGTGGGCAGCGCCTGACGAGCCTGACCCTCTCCTTTCTGCAGTTCAAGGGAAAGAAGAGATCTTGCACAAGGCACCCTGCGTCTGTCCTCCACAAGGGAAGGGTGACATGGAGCCTCTTGGGCTGCTCATCGTGCTCTTTGTCACAG AGCTATCCCGAGCCCACAACACCACGGTGTTCCAGGGCATGGCAGGCCAGTCCCTGAGGGTCTCCTGCCCCTACAACTCCTTGAAGCACTGGGGGAGACGCAAAGCCTGGTGCCGCCAGCTTGGTGAAGAGGGCCTGTGCCAGCAGGTGGTCAGCACTCACCCCTCGTGGCTGCTGTCCTTCCTGAAGAGGCACAATGGGAGCACGGCCATCATGGACGATGCCCTGGGTGGCACACTCACCATTACGCTGCGGAATCTTCAAGCCCACGACGCTGGCCTCTATCAGTGCCAGAGTCTCCATGGTAGTGAGGCCGACACCCTCAGGAAGGTCCTGGTGGAGGTGCTGGCTG ACCCCCTTAATTACCAGGACCCTGGAGATCTCTGGATCCCTGAGGAGGCCGAGAGCTTTGAGGATGCCCAGGTGGAGCACAGCATCTCCAG gaAACTTTCTGAAGAGGAGAGCCCCTTCCCACCCATTTCCATCCTTTTCCTCCTGGCCTGCATCTTTCTCAGCAAGCTTCTAGCAGCCAGCGCTCTCTGGGCTGCAGCCTGGCATGGGCAGAAACAGAGGACACACCATGCCAGTGGGCTGGACTGTGGCCATGACCCAGGTTACCAGCTCCAAACCTTGACAG AGCTGAGAGACACGTGA